Proteins encoded together in one Campylobacter concisus window:
- a CDS encoding Gfo/Idh/MocA family protein, with the protein MKLKIGIIGYCSTGKKHYLELRRSNEFEICGIFDKDNVDEFCRADFYTDFKEFIEVAQPQAVVLCSPREEMVEAFCQCAKYCQNILISRPVFKSIADLKEIKYAAKTNKTRVCTGISERFNPTILSLKKALLKEEEIYSISIAHFKPLCDGNIINELSVSDIDLAKNIINSEVSDFYYTQTNKTNAKSADNVAISFKSKNQILVHITDSFCGSLERFKIEVNAKNGVYFGDLIDHKLHQVSENGQMNLKIDTNNSELKAQYEAFYDLCQSGESSELSNIDDAIKIRELF; encoded by the coding sequence GTGAAGCTAAAAATCGGCATTATCGGCTATTGCAGCACAGGTAAAAAACATTATTTAGAGCTTAGACGCTCAAACGAGTTTGAAATTTGTGGCATTTTTGACAAAGACAATGTTGATGAGTTTTGCAGAGCTGATTTTTATACTGATTTTAAAGAATTTATAGAGGTTGCCCAGCCTCAAGCAGTCGTGCTTTGCTCGCCAAGAGAGGAGATGGTTGAGGCATTTTGCCAGTGTGCAAAATACTGCCAAAACATCCTCATCTCACGTCCAGTTTTTAAAAGTATCGCAGATCTTAAAGAGATAAAATATGCCGCTAAAACAAATAAAACTAGGGTTTGCACGGGAATTTCTGAGCGTTTTAATCCAACTATCTTGTCACTTAAAAAGGCACTTTTAAAAGAAGAGGAAATTTATAGCATTTCAATCGCTCATTTTAAGCCACTTTGCGATGGAAACATCATAAATGAGCTCTCAGTTTCAGACATCGACCTAGCAAAAAATATCATAAATTCAGAAGTTAGCGACTTTTACTACACTCAAACAAACAAGACAAATGCCAAAAGTGCCGACAACGTGGCGATCAGCTTTAAGAGTAAAAATCAAATTCTAGTGCATATCACTGACTCATTTTGTGGCTCATTAGAGCGCTTTAAGATAGAGGTAAATGCCAAAAATGGCGTCTATTTTGGCGATCTCATCGATCATAAGCTTCATCAAGTGAGCGAAAATGGACAGATGAATTTAAAGATAGATACTAATAATAGCGAGCTAAAAGCGCAATACGAGGCCTTTTACGATCTTTGCCAAAGTGGCGAAAGCAGCGAGCTTTCAAACATCGATGATGCGATAAAGATAAGAGAACTATTTTGA
- the csrA gene encoding carbon storage regulator CsrA, translating to MLILARKENEEILLGNDIKVVVVSISKSTVKLGIEAPRNTMILRSELANDIKNENIHATKKASEADIHELAKKIEK from the coding sequence ATGTTAATCTTAGCAAGAAAAGAAAACGAAGAAATTTTACTAGGTAACGACATAAAAGTCGTCGTAGTAAGTATCTCAAAAAGCACCGTTAAGCTTGGTATCGAGGCCCCGCGCAATACAATGATACTAAGAAGCGAGCTGGCAAACGATATAAAAAACGAAAATATCCACGCCACCAAAAAAGCAAGCGAAGCCGATATCCACGAGCTTGCGAAAAAAATCGAGAAATGA
- the flgC gene encoding flagellar basal body rod protein FlgC — protein MSYLNDFDISGYGLSAQRFRMNVISSNIANAQTTRTAEGGPYRRQEVIFKEMNFDKILNDQLKNSQSLLDYENPLDDPSSPKNAHPTLTSVIVDKVVRDDKDFQLKYDPSHPDANANGYVAFPNINPVIEMADLLEATRAYQANVASFQNAKTIAQSAISLISGQA, from the coding sequence ATGTCATACTTAAATGATTTTGATATTAGCGGATACGGACTAAGTGCGCAACGCTTCAGGATGAACGTCATCAGCTCAAACATAGCAAACGCTCAAACCACAAGAACGGCTGAGGGCGGCCCTTACAGAAGACAAGAGGTCATCTTTAAAGAGATGAACTTTGATAAAATTTTAAACGATCAGCTTAAAAACTCACAAAGTTTGCTTGATTACGAAAATCCGCTCGATGATCCAAGCTCACCTAAAAACGCTCACCCTACCCTAACTAGCGTGATCGTAGATAAGGTGGTGCGCGATGATAAGGACTTTCAGCTAAAATACGACCCAAGCCACCCAGACGCAAATGCAAATGGCTACGTCGCATTTCCAAATATAAACCCAGTCATCGAGATGGCTGACTTGCTTGAGGCGACAAGAGCCTATCAAGCAAATGTAGCGTCATTTCAAAACGCAAAGACAATAGCACAAAGTGCGATATCACTCATTTCAGGACAAGCATAA
- the flgB gene encoding flagellar basal body rod protein FlgB, whose protein sequence is MFVLDRSKSSPLVESALAGRELRQKLISGNLANVDTPFYKARDVRFEDVLREKANEIYNVSESKKLNLAKTNEAHMAAVDFPKSDTAQFFLRDGHMARNDANTVDLDVETTEMGKNTVMINALDSAYKAQGNIFKSVIDASAKN, encoded by the coding sequence ATGTTTGTTTTAGATAGATCAAAATCTAGCCCACTCGTCGAATCAGCCCTTGCAGGCAGAGAGCTACGCCAAAAGCTCATCTCTGGCAACCTTGCAAATGTTGATACGCCATTTTACAAGGCTAGAGATGTAAGATTTGAAGATGTTTTAAGAGAAAAAGCAAATGAAATTTACAACGTTTCAGAGAGCAAAAAACTAAATTTAGCTAAGACAAACGAAGCGCACATGGCTGCGGTTGATTTTCCAAAAAGCGATACAGCTCAATTTTTCTTGCGCGATGGTCACATGGCTAGAAACGATGCAAACACAGTCGATCTTGATGTTGAGACAACAGAAATGGGCAAAAATACAGTTATGATAAACGCCCTTGATAGTGCCTACAAAGCTCAGGGAAATATCTTTAAAAGCGTAATAGACGCAAGTGCTAAGAACTAG
- the hemH gene encoding ferrochelatase, protein MKKALLLLNMGGANSLDDVEIFLTNMFNDPYILGIKNKFLRKFVAFMITKGRLKTAKHNYEQIGGKSPLCELTAKLCEKISSLQSEFDAVDFAMNYTSPFVKDVLKKYEKFDEIVLLPLYPHHSQTTITSSLADFKKAKEELNFKAKILLCEPFYDDDAYNKIIIFHIREAVKDTDISDISLIFSAHSLPRKIIEKGDIYEKHINEHVQILGKMLKEHGLNFKDVSLAYQSRLGPVKWLEPSLNEALAKYENKKALIYPLSFCIDNSETIFELVIEYAKLAKELNFSFYKVVSCPNFSDEFASFILEKSKNAREFSL, encoded by the coding sequence ATGAAAAAAGCTCTTTTGCTTTTAAATATGGGCGGCGCAAACAGCCTTGATGATGTCGAAATTTTTTTAACAAATATGTTTAATGACCCATATATCTTGGGTATAAAAAATAAATTTTTAAGAAAATTTGTAGCTTTCATGATCACAAAAGGTAGGCTAAAAACTGCGAAACACAACTACGAGCAAATAGGCGGAAAGTCGCCACTTTGCGAGCTCACTGCTAAGCTTTGTGAGAAAATTTCAAGCTTGCAAAGTGAATTTGACGCGGTTGATTTTGCGATGAACTACACTTCGCCATTCGTAAAAGATGTGCTTAAAAAGTATGAAAAATTTGATGAGATAGTGCTTTTGCCACTCTATCCTCATCACTCGCAAACTACGATAACTTCGAGTTTAGCTGATTTTAAAAAGGCAAAAGAGGAGCTTAATTTTAAAGCTAAAATTTTACTTTGTGAGCCATTTTATGATGATGACGCTTACAATAAGATCATTATCTTTCACATCCGCGAAGCGGTAAAAGATACCGATATAAGCGATATTAGCCTCATCTTTTCAGCGCACTCTTTGCCTCGCAAGATCATAGAAAAGGGCGATATCTACGAAAAACACATAAACGAACATGTGCAAATTTTAGGCAAAATGCTAAAAGAGCATGGGCTAAATTTTAAAGATGTGAGCCTTGCTTATCAGTCACGTCTTGGCCCAGTTAAATGGCTAGAACCATCACTAAACGAGGCTTTGGCAAAGTACGAAAATAAAAAAGCGCTTATCTATCCGCTCTCTTTTTGTATAGACAACTCTGAGACCATTTTTGAGCTAGTTATCGAGTATGCTAAGCTTGCTAAAGAGCTAAATTTCAGCTTTTACAAAGTCGTTTCTTGTCCAAATTTTAGCGATGAATTTGCTAGTTTTATCCTAGAAAAGTCAAAAAACGCTAGAGAATTTAGCCTTTAG
- a CDS encoding response regulator has product MKVQNNDIIDYLLQSGSGKAKDKKNSFDEILSLTLDKITSEAKVSDKLEQFKKRLTEIGAAGFINELNSNKIEEKIAQKKEELTELLSINDPTKTQDQKNELLKIMDKILSDYRKELNMALTSQTLLEKQNSLGKNTNNSVNLSSVLNELGLA; this is encoded by the coding sequence ATGAAGGTTCAAAATAACGATATTATCGATTATTTGTTGCAGTCAGGCTCAGGCAAAGCCAAAGATAAAAAAAATAGTTTTGATGAAATTTTAAGTCTAACGCTTGATAAGATCACAAGCGAGGCAAAGGTTTCAGACAAGCTTGAGCAGTTTAAGAAAAGGCTTACAGAAATTGGCGCTGCTGGCTTTATAAATGAGCTAAATTCAAACAAGATAGAAGAGAAAATAGCTCAGAAAAAAGAGGAGCTAACTGAGCTTTTAAGCATAAATGATCCGACCAAAACGCAGGATCAAAAAAATGAGTTGCTTAAAATAATGGATAAAATTTTAAGTGACTACCGCAAAGAGCTAAATATGGCACTTACTAGCCAAACACTGCTTGAGAAGCAAAATAGCCTTGGCAAAAATACAAATAATTCTGTAAATTTAAGCTCTGTCTTAAATGAACTTGGACTTGCATAA
- a CDS encoding 4-(cytidine 5'-diphospho)-2-C-methyl-D-erythritol kinase, with translation MKSFAKINVFLKVVGTRGNYHEILSRFVLCEQLFDEIYFKRSNSFAIECDNKEIKENIIQKAIDELKKAGFSNELDEFFSSHKIIINKQIPIGAGLGGGSSNAATFLLMVNDELNLNIKRENLMQIASKIGADVAFFVSGYKAANVSGIGEMIKEFDDEVPNLSIFTPNVFCSTPMVYQEFRSNFLQYIDVNAAKKMQNLKSKELLEIYKNEELNDLFAPCFKLYPKMNEFRDKFLSGSGSSVFSVK, from the coding sequence ATGAAAAGCTTTGCAAAGATCAACGTATTTTTGAAGGTAGTTGGCACCAGAGGCAACTACCACGAAATTTTGTCACGTTTTGTTCTTTGCGAGCAGCTTTTTGATGAAATTTATTTTAAAAGGTCAAATTCTTTTGCTATCGAATGCGACAACAAAGAGATAAAAGAAAACATCATCCAAAAAGCGATAGACGAGCTAAAAAAAGCTGGCTTTTCAAACGAGCTAGATGAGTTTTTTAGCTCTCATAAAATCATCATCAACAAACAAATCCCAATAGGTGCTGGTCTAGGAGGAGGCAGTTCAAACGCCGCCACCTTTTTACTAATGGTAAATGACGAGCTAAATTTAAATATAAAACGCGAAAATTTGATGCAAATAGCCTCTAAAATCGGCGCAGATGTGGCCTTTTTTGTAAGTGGCTACAAGGCAGCAAATGTAAGCGGCATAGGCGAGATGATAAAAGAATTTGACGATGAAGTGCCAAATTTAAGTATCTTCACGCCAAATGTTTTTTGCTCCACACCGATGGTTTATCAAGAATTTAGAAGCAATTTCTTACAATACATAGACGTTAATGCTGCAAAAAAGATGCAAAATTTAAAGAGCAAAGAGCTACTTGAAATTTATAAAAACGAGGAGCTAAACGATCTTTTTGCCCCATGCTTTAAGCTCTATCCGAAGATGAATGAGTTTAGGGATAAATTTCTAAGCGGCAGCGGCAGTAGCGTATTTAGCGTAAAATAA
- a CDS encoding peptidoglycan D,D-transpeptidase FtsI family protein, with product MNSRKSKITILFLLITFGISIFVLVIFYRASIERKLPKLQTSDVNTAIRGNIVTKDGFSISSSQKLYKVMLDTRNIDPNKKEMFIKLYSLYSGDDPNKVRKIINGTKGLVTLSYSIDAKGATYLQELSRKLNRKGILISYLDPKTGLASFQGMRVMESGQNRKFMSKDALTPAIGYVSKTESDALTKSKGVKGLERYYEDYLAPIQNAKILGPRDIGNNIILTSDSNLATRVDGYNAVLSIPLKFQTKLEQILDEKREFLDAKELIICIMNSKNGEILALASSSRYDPSNIRKQDYSALNSSASEYAYEVGSVFKPFIFSILLQEKKVNPFELVNTYNGRYQLGKRIIKDTHPEPFMSAEDIIVHSSNIGMIQLVDRLNGPQIYQGLLNFGFSRKTGIDLPYEQVGMMPTVTKLNSSTYKATVSYGYGLQATFMQLLKAYNTFNNKGIEVTPHMVAYLERNGKRYDLPKAEPAQVISQETAKIMKRILIKTVEKGTGLKAFTPGLEIGGKTGTAHIASGKGGYSNTYNGSFFGFVNDTRGNSYTIGVLARDPKKPYYYFGAQSALPTFKKAVDLMVEDGYLFPDPNVIAEFEAKKDKLKNDKVKQKPALD from the coding sequence ATGAATTCCAGAAAATCAAAAATAACCATACTTTTTTTATTAATTACTTTTGGAATTTCAATCTTTGTGCTCGTTATATTTTATAGAGCAAGCATCGAGCGAAAGCTTCCTAAGCTTCAAACAAGCGACGTAAATACCGCAATCCGAGGTAATATCGTCACAAAAGACGGCTTTAGCATCTCATCAAGCCAAAAACTCTACAAAGTGATGCTTGACACCAGAAACATCGATCCAAACAAAAAAGAGATGTTTATCAAGCTCTACTCGCTTTACAGCGGCGACGATCCAAACAAAGTAAGAAAGATCATAAACGGCACAAAAGGCCTTGTCACGCTCTCTTACAGCATCGACGCAAAGGGCGCTACCTACCTTCAAGAGCTCTCTAGAAAGCTAAACCGTAAGGGCATTTTGATCTCATACCTTGATCCAAAAACTGGGCTTGCCTCATTTCAAGGTATGCGCGTGATGGAGAGCGGTCAAAACCGTAAATTTATGTCAAAGGATGCTTTAACGCCAGCTATTGGCTACGTGAGCAAAACAGAGAGCGACGCACTTACTAAAAGCAAAGGCGTAAAAGGACTTGAGAGATACTACGAGGACTACCTAGCTCCGATACAAAACGCCAAAATCCTTGGCCCACGCGATATCGGCAACAATATAATTTTAACAAGTGATTCAAATTTAGCAACAAGAGTCGATGGCTACAACGCAGTGCTCTCTATACCGCTTAAATTTCAAACCAAGCTAGAGCAAATTTTAGATGAAAAACGTGAATTTTTAGACGCAAAAGAGCTAATCATCTGCATAATGAATAGCAAAAATGGCGAAATTCTAGCCCTAGCTTCTAGCTCAAGGTATGATCCTTCAAACATAAGAAAACAAGATTACAGCGCGCTAAATTCAAGCGCAAGCGAGTATGCATACGAGGTTGGATCGGTTTTTAAGCCATTTATCTTCTCCATACTACTTCAAGAAAAAAAGGTAAATCCTTTTGAGCTTGTAAATACCTACAACGGCCGCTATCAGCTAGGCAAAAGGATCATCAAGGACACCCACCCAGAGCCTTTTATGAGTGCTGAAGACATCATCGTGCACAGCTCAAACATCGGTATGATCCAGCTAGTAGATAGACTAAATGGCCCACAAATTTATCAAGGGCTTTTAAATTTTGGCTTTTCAAGAAAGACTGGCATCGACCTGCCATACGAGCAAGTGGGTATGATGCCAACGGTTACAAAGCTAAACTCATCGACCTATAAAGCTACAGTTAGCTACGGATACGGTCTTCAAGCGACATTTATGCAGCTTTTAAAAGCTTATAACACCTTTAACAACAAAGGCATCGAGGTGACGCCGCACATGGTGGCATATCTTGAGCGAAACGGCAAGCGCTACGATCTGCCAAAAGCAGAGCCAGCTCAGGTCATTTCGCAAGAGACCGCAAAGATAATGAAGAGAATTTTGATAAAAACAGTTGAAAAAGGTACTGGCTTAAAGGCATTTACGCCAGGTCTTGAGATAGGCGGTAAAACTGGCACCGCACACATCGCTTCTGGCAAAGGCGGATATAGCAACACCTATAACGGCTCGTTTTTTGGCTTCGTAAATGACACGAGGGGCAACAGCTACACCATAGGCGTTTTGGCTAGAGATCCTAAAAAGCCTTACTACTACTTTGGTGCGCAAAGTGCGTTGCCGACATTTAAAAAGGCCGTTGATCTAATGGTTGAAGATGGTTATTTGTTTCCAGATCCTAATGTCATAGCTGAGTTTGAAGCTAAAAAAGATAAGCTTAAAAATGATAAAGTAAAGCAAAAACCAGCGTTAGATTAA
- a CDS encoding thioredoxin — translation MKNLLVLIIALFAFFGCGEEESSSANFKEFSPNEEVKLVDVSGKELTLVRKDHGFAIKNDENKVLMIDIFGTFCPPCQKEAAELTKYQLENKDKFTLIGLTHFENVTNEYVLHEFMQKFNAYYFITNDQKINDRLAEQIVRDIEYKHEIALPFKVVIKNGEYQILTDVDSGQYGVKYYLGGIKVTKMKEDLAKIYETK, via the coding sequence ATGAAGAATTTACTTGTTTTAATAATCGCTTTATTTGCTTTTTTTGGTTGTGGTGAAGAAGAAAGCAGCAGTGCAAATTTTAAAGAATTTAGCCCAAATGAAGAGGTCAAACTTGTAGATGTGAGCGGCAAGGAGCTTACTTTAGTTAGAAAAGATCACGGCTTTGCTATCAAAAATGATGAAAATAAAGTTTTGATGATCGACATTTTTGGCACATTTTGCCCACCTTGTCAAAAAGAGGCAGCCGAGCTTACAAAATATCAGCTTGAAAACAAAGATAAATTTACGCTAATTGGGCTAACTCACTTTGAAAATGTCACAAATGAGTATGTTTTGCATGAATTTATGCAAAAATTTAACGCCTACTACTTCATAACAAACGATCAAAAGATAAATGACAGGCTTGCCGAGCAGATCGTAAGAGACATCGAATACAAACACGAAATCGCACTACCTTTTAAAGTGGTGATAAAAAACGGCGAATATCAAATTTTAACAGACGTAGATAGCGGACAATACGGAGTTAAATACTATCTTGGCGGCATAAAAGTCACAAAAATGAAAGAAGATTTGGCAAAAATCTATGAAACAAAATAA
- the fliE gene encoding flagellar hook-basal body complex protein FliE: MINSINLDKLNKNENSSKIAKAGEEGGFENALNDSLKELNKVQINADKAIADLATGEVKDLHQAAIAIGKAETSMKLMLEIRNKALSAYKEISRTQI, translated from the coding sequence ATGATCAATAGTATAAATTTAGATAAGTTAAACAAAAACGAAAATTCAAGCAAAATAGCAAAAGCGGGCGAAGAAGGCGGCTTTGAAAACGCACTAAACGACTCTTTAAAAGAGCTAAACAAAGTTCAAATAAACGCCGATAAAGCCATAGCTGATCTCGCAACTGGCGAGGTAAAAGACTTGCACCAAGCAGCTATCGCCATAGGCAAAGCAGAGACTAGCATGAAGCTTATGCTAGAAATTCGCAACAAAGCGCTAAGCGCATACAAAGAAATTTCAAGAACGCAAATTTAA
- the smpB gene encoding SsrA-binding protein SmpB, with translation MKDLAKNKKALHDFSILETFEAGIVLKGSEVKALRAGRANLKDSFVRVIKGELFLLNAHISYLETTHSAFRPNERAARKLLMHRKQIDKIFGQVSQDGLTLVVLALYLSDKNIVKARLALAKGKNLHDKRETLKRREADKEARAAIKRYV, from the coding sequence ATAAAAGATCTAGCAAAAAACAAAAAAGCTTTGCACGACTTTAGCATACTTGAGACCTTTGAAGCTGGCATCGTTTTAAAAGGCAGCGAGGTCAAGGCTCTAAGGGCTGGCAGAGCAAATTTAAAAGATAGCTTTGTGCGCGTTATAAAGGGCGAGCTTTTCTTACTAAACGCCCATATCAGCTATCTTGAGACTACACACAGCGCATTTCGTCCAAACGAGCGAGCAGCCAGAAAACTTTTGATGCACAGAAAGCAGATCGATAAAATTTTCGGTCAAGTCTCACAAGATGGGCTTACTTTGGTTGTTTTGGCACTTTATCTAAGTGATAAAAACATCGTAAAAGCAAGGCTAGCCCTTGCAAAAGGTAAAAATTTACACGACAAGCGCGAGACTTTAAAAAGACGCGAGGCAGACAAAGAGGCAAGAGCTGCCATTAAAAGATATGTTTAA
- the truB gene encoding tRNA pseudouridine(55) synthase TruB, giving the protein MNAIFVANKPAGMSSNHFLGRLKRKYGVKKAGFSGTLDPFASGCLIVAFGSYTKFFRFLDKSPKVYEATIWLGASSPSMDNENITEISNVKELNLEKLEAIRSELTGKISYIPPKFSAKHVNGTRAYKLARSGEEFELKPETMEIYESEILNYSHPFLTLRLSVSEGSYIRSYAEIFGQKVGYNVTLSSLKRISEGKFRYENEKFLNICNFLNIEQNTYFGDINNILDGKKLKINDFETQTQGIYLLNYDKFMSVIQIMDDTINYTLNKVEKC; this is encoded by the coding sequence ATGAACGCCATTTTCGTGGCAAACAAGCCTGCTGGCATGAGCTCAAACCACTTTTTAGGACGACTAAAAAGAAAATATGGCGTTAAAAAGGCTGGATTTTCAGGTACGCTTGATCCATTTGCGAGTGGCTGTTTGATAGTCGCTTTTGGCTCGTATACGAAATTTTTTAGATTTTTAGACAAAAGCCCAAAGGTTTATGAGGCAACGATCTGGCTTGGAGCTAGCAGTCCTAGCATGGATAATGAAAATATCACTGAAATTTCAAATGTAAAAGAGTTAAATTTAGAAAAACTTGAAGCCATTAGAAGCGAGCTAACTGGTAAGATAAGCTATATCCCGCCAAAATTTAGCGCCAAGCACGTAAATGGCACAAGAGCTTACAAACTAGCAAGAAGCGGCGAAGAATTTGAGCTAAAGCCAGAGACAATGGAAATTTACGAGAGTGAAATTTTGAATTATTCACACCCCTTTTTGACACTTCGTTTAAGTGTAAGTGAAGGGAGTTACATCCGCTCTTATGCAGAAATTTTTGGGCAAAAAGTTGGTTATAATGTAACTTTAAGCTCATTAAAGAGGATAAGTGAGGGTAAATTTCGCTATGAAAATGAAAAATTTTTAAATATTTGCAATTTTTTAAATATTGAGCAAAACACGTATTTTGGGGATATTAACAACATACTTGACGGCAAGAAATTAAAAATTAACGATTTTGAAACACAAACACAAGGAATTTATTTGCTAAATTATGATAAATTTATGAGCGTAATCCAAATCATGGATGATACTATAAATTACACTTTAAACAAGGTAGAAAAATGTTAA